The stretch of DNA AGACCAAAGCCATTAGAAACTAGTGAGTATGTACCATGTGCAAGGCACTCCCCTATCCCCTTCAAAAAAGGGGAAGTACTTGTAATGGTTTCAAGTGAAAACAGCAAGATCTATAATGCACACATGACCTCAAATATATGACTTCCCCCACAGAAGGACTCCTAAGGATTATAGATAGCATTCTCctgtttctttatacttttttatttctcatgttttctttttatacatgaacatgtatttttgtaagttaaaaaaaattcttttaaagagaACTGTAAACCAAAACAGCAAGATTTGGTCTGGTTATCAGCTCCCATAGGGAGCTGCTCTGTAATCTTGAGCACTAAATGGGCCTCCCACAAGCTTACCACATACTCATCCTCATAGCCTTCATCGTCGGTCTCCCCTGTGGTGGGGTCACAGTCCTTGACAGTGAACTTCATCATGCAGCTAAATGTGCAGGCCACTGTAAGGAGGAACAGCTGAGTGGTCAGGAAGTCCCCAGCCTGCAGGCAGATGAGTCCTCCACAGGCGGGTGGCCACAGTCTGCTCTCCAGGCCTCTACTATCTGCAGCAGTGACATGCCATCCAATCCCAGCAAGTTTGTAGGACAGGAAAGTCAAGTCAAAAGTCCAAGgtaaagagagaagaaagcaaagcCGATGCAGAATGCTGTGTCCATGTGGGTCATTAGGCCACGGTCCAAGGTATGGAAAAAGAAGCTAGTTTCCTTGGGAGGAGTGGATTTGGGCTCTTTGTAGTTTATGCCGATCTTTGAGAGAGAAAGTGGCATAATGAAAAAGTACTGATTTGAGTACCAAATGGGCCTTGGTGCTAACGAAGACAATTCATTTAacctgagcctgtttcctcaccTATGAACAGGAATGGGAGTACTTACACGAAAAGCACAAGGGCCTATTCTTAGGACTGAATCGAGGAGCTGCCCGCTCCATCCTCACCCTCCCACAAGGCCAGGATGGCATCTAGAAAGTGCTCACCAGCTGTGGGGTCCTCCTTGGGCAGGGCCACCAGCGTGTAGCATGTCCCAGGCTGGTTGTACGGCAGGCTCCGGGCAGGCACATAACAAAGCACCTCGTAGGCTTCAGTGGGTTCCATCTGTACTGTGACGTTCTCCAGAGTCTGGTCATTGAGCGTGTTTGTGCAGTCAAACTGCAGGATGGGGGAAACTCAGACACTGCTCAGGTCCAAACCATACTGCACAGGAAGAGCCAGGAGGTGCCCCCCGCCATGGGCCAAGTGGACCGCCCCCCAGCCCCTGCCTCAGGCTCTGTCTGGCTGAAGGAGCCAGAGAGGTCCTGGTTCAAGAGGTTAGAGGCACATCACACCTTGGACCACTCTCTGGGTGCCTGTGCCAGCAGCTTCTGCCTGCCCTGCTCACCTGAAACACCATGTGGTCAGCGAAAGTGTGCTTGGTGCAGCGGATAACATACTCTGTCTCCGACTCAGTGAGGGCCACTGGCTCGGGTGAGGACTTGAAGAGGGGCCCGAGCCCATGGAACTCTGGAACCGCTGCCAACTGCTCTGAAACCCACAGGCCACATTCACTTGGCTTCTTAATTGCCACACCAACATGggatgggtttttgttgttgttattgttcttgttttgagacagggtcttgctatgtagctgatgctggctttgaacttgtgatcctcctgccctggccctctgagtactgagattacagatttataccaccatgcctagcttttcaTGATATCTCATAAATTCCCACACCAGTTCTCAAGATCTTACACCATACCTGTTTGTGTACAGCTGGCTACTCGTTTCCTGAATATATTtgcacattttctcatttctcgTTCAAGCTGTACCACCCCCGACCAGAAATGTTCTCCTCCCCTCTGTCCTATGAAAGCCCTCAGGAGCAGCAAGTCGACTAGAAGATCCCTGTGTCCCAGGCCTCATCCCATTTGGAGATTCCCTCACCTTTAGAGGCTCAGCAAGGAttcttaggaggtggagattgggaagaacTAGGAGGCTGTGGTACACACTGTTACAGCTACAAAATCAGGAGAAAGAGCAAAGTGGTCCTACCATTGGCTGCTTAAGACAAATGTATGATGGAGAACTActctgttttttgggtttttttttcctgagacagggtctcactatgtagctcaggctggccttgaagtcatgatcctcgtgcctcagcctcccaagtgctgggattacaggcatggccaccaTGCCTCACAAAGAGCTCCTTCAGAATCAGAATGTTGCAGAAAACCCTACTCAAAAGGGCCCATGGGTACCTGGTAAGGCCTCTCCCTACACGAGATAACCAGGTTCTGGCACTGGGCTGCTCAGGAAGAGCCATAGCTAGGGTCACAGGACATCTGCATGGGCAAGTATTGGTATTCCTTGCGGGCTGAAGGTAATAATGCAGACGAACGAGGCATTTGGCAGGTGTCCACCTATAATGGCTTCGGCTGCTGCTCTCTTACCTGTTCTACAGATTTCTCAACTGTGTTCATGAGCCGCCTGTGTTAAGCCACTGAGCTTGTGGCACTGTGTTACAGTGGCAATAGGAAACTGATACAGATCAAGAGATTTCAGGACAGAGTCAACTCAAGTTAACTCAAGATACAAGTCTCTCTTAGTTTCAAAAGTGACATGTTAAGAAAGACAGGATTCTGGAATTGAAGGGAAAAGGGGAGATTTCACTTAATAATGACTGGAAGCCTGCTTTGAGGAAGGCAGGCCCTGTACTAAGTGCTACAGCAGACAACATCTGAAGAACTTTTCAGACAGAGCAGGAGTGAAAGTGAAGAGCTCAGGAGAGCAGGAAGGATTTCCTGAAGGAAGAGGTGCCTGGGCTAGTCCTTGAAGTAGAATTCATTGGAGAAACTGGTATGTGATTAGACCCAGCCTCTCCTCTTAAATAAAGTGCAAGACTAGCCAGGCACcaagtggcttatgcctgtaatcctagctactcaggaggcagagaccaggaggatcacggttcaaaaccagcctgggcaaacagatacatgagaccctatctcgaaaaaacccattacaaaaaaggactggtgtaggccctgagttcaaactccagtactacaaaaaaaaaaaaaaaaaaaaaaaaaaaagcaagactaggctgagggtatagctcagttgtagctcgcttgcctagcatgagcaagaggacctggattctatccccaacacacacacacacacacacacacacgagataAAAAAACCTTACAAGATAATGTGGACTGATACATACAGAATCTAAAACCAGTATCAGTACCTCTGACCACAGCTGTGCTCCATCAGACATCTTGAACTGGCCTGGTACCTAGGGACCTGAGCCCTCACAATTTGGGCAAGAAGGCAGCTCTGAGGCAGTTTGATCTGGGATAATTCCAGCCATTCCATTTCCTATCTATGCAACCATGGGCAAATCACTTTACTCTCTCATCTGTGATTCCAAGATTCCAAATGGACCCACTGTGCCTGAGGGTCAAAAGTGTCAAAAGGCCTCCAGTCTCCAGggctcagcactcaggagaaacctaataaagtttttattcttttttctttttctttttggaagtaggggtggaacccaggaccttgctcaTGCAAGCATTTACCGcagaaccacacctccagcctctaaAGTTCTTCCTCTTAGTCCTGGGCCATCAGTAGCATTAGGCTCTGGGAAGTACATGACCCCACACCATCTCACTGCTGGATTCCTGGGCAGCACTACTCACCCTGGAAGATCTCCTGCCGGGTGGCGGCCACTTTCTCAGGCTGTTTGGCTGCTGTGACTGGCGTGTTTTCTGTAGAGCAAACATACCTGGTGACCACAGGTCCTGTCACAGTATGGTGTGGACCCTGTTGCTATTACTTAGATATTATAAATTCCAGTGCTCCCAAGTGTGTGGAGCGTGTGAGGAAGAGCATCTGGGGCTCCATCTCCTGGGATGGAGGAGGGAAAGGTCAGACCCTCTGAGCACAGCACCACACATCCTGGTTCAATCAGCACCTTGGCAATGAGGCTGCGACCTGAGGACTTGGTGAATGGGGGTTGCAGGCCTTACCTGTTCTCTGCTCTGCCATAGGTGTGGTGGCCAGGGGCACAGACTTCAGGTCAAAAGGTTTTTCCGATGGTTCTAGAGTGTACTGCTGCAGAGCCCTCTCCAGACCAGGGATGGACACTGTTAGACCTAGAAGGCAGTGAGAGAGCAGTCCCTCTGTCTGGATGGCACCAGAAACACCCTTGGAAGACTTAGGCCTTGGGATCTCCCATTATGAATGCTAGGTGGTTTGACCCTGAGAAAATCACAACCCTCTGGGTCTCACTCCTTATCTTCACCCTCCTATCCAGAGTTGGTGTGGGGAGTAAACACAGATACAAAGCAGTTCATAAAAGGTAAAGTGCTGTGAAAACCAAAGTTTTTATTAATAATGatggtttaaaaattaaaacactaagttctttccactgagatgggagTGACCTGCATGACCTATCTTCCAAGGTCATAGCAACGTAGCCAAGAGTATTTTGTCTTGACTTTTGCCTGCTCTGGAGCCACAGGAAAGACCAGAGCTCCCGCAAGATGCTGGGTCAGATGGCCGGGAAGACTCACCATTTAGAATATAGCCTGCATTGAGGACCTTCTGCTTCTGCTCCAGGACATTCAGGTAGAAGGTGGCTCGGTCCCTGACTTCATTGTCATCGTCCATCACACACCTGCAGCCGGGACACAAGGTGCTACTGACTGGGGCCCAGTAAGGGTGGCAGGAAGGGCCCTACAGGGCTGCATAGGGGTGGTGGGGGAAGCAGGCTCTtagcctggctggcctggaactcatgatcctcctacctcagcctcctcagtgctgggattacaggtgtgcaccaccacaccaagcaaccttgtctcttaaaaaaattaaaattaagttgggaactagtggctcatgcctataacttTAGCTACTTgacaggctgagatcaggaggcttgaggtttgaggtcagtccaagAGACCCCAtcgccaaaataaccaaagcaaaatggactagaggtgtgtctcaagcagtagagcaactgctttgcaagcatgatgccctgagttcaaaccccagtcccacaaaaaaataaataaataaaacatataggTATGGTggaagtttaaggtcagcctgaaACTTgctgtttttttgaaaaaatgtctcaaaataaataaaattgcttgGTGTGTTTGGCCCTGTATTTGAtccacagcaatgaaaaaatataaaaaaatagtcaggtactggtggctcacacctgtaattctagctaatcagggggcagagatcaggaggaccgaggttcaaagccagtgcaagcaaatagtttgtgagaccctatcttgaaaatacccaacagtaaacagggctggcagagtggctcaagtggtagaatgcctgcttagcaagcatgaggccatgagttcaaaccgcagcaccaccaaaaacaaacgaacaaacaatGGGCTGGTAACTTCCTGGGACTGAAGGTTGACTAATGGACACAGGTTTCTCTTGGGGTGATTAAAATGTTTGAGACTGACTGAGGTCATGGTTCACAACAAACTGAATATGCTACAAAGCACTTACGTGTTAAGTGTTAAATGCATGAGCTGTATGGTGCCACTCATTTCTCAATGTAGCTGTTTCTAACATTATCAATGGCCATGTCTCAGTGGTGGGCTTTGCATATGATTTTAATCTTTCCtatgctttctgtttttttgagggggtggggggacagccttggggtttgaattcagggcctcacgcttgctaggcaggcattctaccactagaaccactccaccagccctgttttgtattgagtattttgagatagggtctcatgaaatattggccagggctggcctcaaactgtgatcctcctcaatagttaggatttacaggcatgaaccaccagtgccttgCTTCTATCATatcatattttttagtttttggtggtattgggtcttgaactcagggacttgtgcttgctaggcagatgttctactacttgagccactccactaaccctactggttttttttttttaaacaattaataGCTGTGTATTTTTTCTCCCCTTTGtagctggtaaaaaaaaaaaaaaaagacaagggaaCACTGTAATCCACTAAGGTCCTCCATACTCACCTCTTAAGCAGTACCAAGATACTGGGTAGCATCTCTTCATTCTGGGCTCCAAACTTGGCCAGAGCACTCACAGCGCCTGTGTTTATGAAGCAAATGTGATTTACCCAAAGTGCCTGGATGCTCACCATTTCAGTGCTCAGGGTAGGTCTTTAGGCAGAAGAGACAAGAGGCTCAAAGTCACCACCTCTCCAATGAGTGGCTTTGGGCAGATCCTGGCACCTCACCTATGCTCCCATTCTAGGAGCAATTCTCAAATTAGCAATGACAAGGTCACAGAAATAGCTTACAGCACCAGGCCCGGCGCTTCCAAAGGCCTCAATTTGCAGTTAAAGCTAGATCaatacaaattagaaaataaagtattaagGGTTTTTTTGGGCAGCATTGAACTCTGggtctcctacttgctaggcaagtgctctatcacttgagccactatgccagcaattttttgtgacaggttttttttgaggtagggtcttgggttgcctgtggctggccttgaactgagatcctcctgatctgtgcctcttgagtagatgggattatcaGTGAGCCACTGGAGCCGGGCACTATTACTTAATGATACCAATTTCTAAGAGAAATTTGCCCAGTcaggatataaaaataaagaaactgaaaacaaaactaaGATAATAATGAGATTGTTGCTCACTCTATTGTACATATTTTACAGAAAAaggtaaatttatttatttttttggcagtactgggtgtgggattcagggtctcatgcttactaggcatgtgctctaacacttgaaccacgcctCAGTCCTAAAAGGGTAAACTTTAATGTGTGTGAATTGTATCTGAAGAAGTTACtacttgaaaaaatttttaagctccacctggtggtgcaggcctatgcacctggaggctgaggcagggccatgacttcaaggccagcctaagctacgtagcaagaccctgcctcaaaaaaaaaaaaatgccacctcatcccccaccaaaaaaaaaaaaaaaaaaacccaacataaaaaagaactaaaaaaatcaacaaatcatCAAGGTCCCGTCCATTCAAGCAGATAATATCTAAGACCATTGCTCCAATGTTGCAGAAGACGGTTATGAGGCAGGACATCACTGAAGAAGGTGAAGAAGATCAGACCTACCCGCGCGGACCTCCTCGTGTTCCAAGACCACGCGGTTGTAGATGAAGCGGATGTACTTGGAAGGGTTGTTGGTCTTGGGGCCCTCCTGGCCCAGCAGGTGCAGTATGCGGGTGGCTAGCACAGTGAACTCACAATCCTCGATGAACTCGCACAGGTGTGACAGCCCCGTTTCCTTGCTCTCTGAGTTCTCCTCAATGATGCTGATTATGCAGTCCACGATGGCACGTTTGTACTCAAAGCCGCCCTGTGGAGGGAGAGGTTGAGTTGGCCTTGGAGCCTGCTCCCTTCAGAGACAAATGAGGCCCAGAGCCACTGCTCCCAACTGAGCCTGGAGGCAAGGCTCCTGGGTAAAACAAAAGGCTTGGTTTTCTAGTTCTTACAGAAGGCAGTTtagggtagagtggctcaagtaggagtgcctgcctagcaaacatgaggcgctgagttcaaaccccagtaccacacacacaaaaaagagtcTAGTGGAAACAGTTTGGATTGTATTTTCCTTCCTGACTTTGAGGTAAGACAACAGGCAGAATAGGTGGtacagctgctatggaaaacactatggcaGTTCCTTGTAAGGTTAAGCATAGTAATTCTACTTCCGGTatagacaaaaagaaactgaaatcagAGAGCTGAACTCAGGTTCACAGCAGCATTCCTCATACCAGCTAAAACATGGAAGCGACTTAAGTGTCCACCAATGAACAAATGGATAGATGAACAAAACATGAGCTACCTATGAAGGAGTACCATTCAgccttaaaaggaaggaaattcggACACAAGTTACAACCTGGATGAACACTGAAGacatcatgctaaatgaaataaacagaagaaagtcAGGCACCAGCGGCTCACACCCGCAATCCtacctacccaggaggcagagatcaggagaccttatctcaaaaaaaacccttcaccaaaaaggactggtggagtggctcaaggtgtaggccctgagttcaaaccccagcaacacacacacacacacacacacacacacacaggctggaTTGCTGCCGTTCACAGGGAACTTGTTACACACAGTCTCAGTCTGACCATGCAAGGCCAGGAACTCCCCTGCCTGACATGTAGGAGGAGTTTGTAACATGGGACACTGAGTACACAGACCCCAAGAGAAGCATGGGATCTTTAGACCGTCAGGGCAGCTGCTCCTTCTTGAGCCTGCCCTCCCACCTGAAGAATGCACTTTCACTGTACTCATGCTCGCTTTTGCACTAATAAACCTGCTCCTGCTTAAGTCTCCTCTGTGTCCATCCTTGATCTTTTTACATTGACACTAAGAACCTTCTGGCCCCAGGACCCAGTGCCCCGAATCTGGTAATAgaggtacacacttgtaatcacagAAGTAGGCAGGCTGAAGCAGGATTGAGTTTATGGTCAGCCTACACTACatattgagacccccatctcatctCAGCCACCACTCCCAAAAAAGATTAAGATGGAGAGGTtggtgatatagctcagtggtagaatgtgcttagcatgtgtgaggcccggggttccatacccagcaccacaaaaaagaaaagaaaaagactaagatggtaaattttctATCCTTCtaattcaaaatgttttaaactgTACAATCCAAGGGACTGGGCTGAGCTGAGGGtttagctcagtagtacagtacttgcctcatatgcacaaagccctggtctgatccccagcacacacacaaagagcaaATAAAACTTGAGAGCCAGGTGTGACCACTGTTCCCAGATTACAGCTTCTGTTTTATGGCCATTGGTAAGTCGGTTTCCTTCTGTGAGACTCGGGCCATTGGTGTGTTTACCTCACAGGGTATTCTGAAAAGCATTCTGCGCGTATGCAAATGATGATTCAACAAAGCTGTTTCAGGGGTAGGTGCGCTTTAAACCTCAAACACTACTTTTAATCTCAGGACTACAGTGAGCCAGTCTGGCAGGTTCTGAGAGGTCCAGTCACTAAGCATCCAGGCTTTTGTGGGCACAGGTTTGATTAGAGATAAGCTGTCCTCATGTCTGAGTGCAGCAATCTCACCTGACTATTGCATGGAGACGTGTATCTTTCTGGGAGGTTGGGAGGTCCAAGAAGAAGAGCTCAGGCTTTGGACCCAGATGGATCTGGGCTCAGATAATTGGTCAGGTGTTCATAGGAAGGTCTCTTTGCTCTGAGCTTCAGATTCCTtactctttttttgcagtactgttattgaatccaggacctcacacatcctaagcaagtgctctaccactgagctacacccccaggcaGATCGCTCATCTGAAGGTAAAAAAAGGTTTGATGACAAGGCCCCAGGAGGAGGATAATGAGGCTGCATGTACAGCATGCTGTCTCTGAGGTGCCAAGCCACAGCTGAGGGTTCACTGAGCACTAGTGCCCTTCTCCCTTCTAACACTCCTGAGAAACCCCAAACACCCAAGGCAATGGTTCTGTTGAGATATCCAAGAAATGAAATCACTAATTCACATCAGGAGCAGAGTACAACACATGTCACATTATTAGCACCAATTCCACAAAAGGGCCTGGAACACTTCTGCACTGGATTCCTTCAGTGGAGAGCATGCATTTCCCCACCTTCTGCCCAGGCATGTCCCTGGAGCATCTGCTATGCCTTCAATGCCAGGCTGGCGCACCTGTGGTCAAGACTGGAACCACTAGCAATCAGTGTGGGTCTGTACCATCTGTCCACAGGAGTAGAAAGGGCTGCAGGCATCACTGGGTCACAGAGTGACCTGAGCACACTCTCACAAAGGAGGCTGAGCCTGGAACCAGGAAAGCTGGCCTGCCCGAGAGCCCCAGTCTTACCTCTTCCCGAAGCATGGTGAACAGGAAGCTCATAAGGACAGCATGTTTGCGAGGGTACTTCTGACACAAGGTGCTGATGGCCTGGACAACCACCACCTGCATCAAACAGACCAGCATGAACAACAGCCCTGCCACCAGGCAGGTGACTCAGTTCACTAAATGCCAATTGAGTCTCCTTAGGTCAGGCCAGGTCTTGGCACACAGCACAAGGGCAAAGAGATAAGAGGAGTCCACTACACACTGGAGGCAACGTTTCCTGGCCTACCCAGAGCAGGTGGCACATGGCAGCCCCCAAAGCCCCAGTCAGATTCTGAGTCCCCCAAACCATGCTTTTGTACTGAAATGTCAGGGTGGGTCTCACCTCCCTGCTTGTCCCACCTCCTTCTTGCTCCCCAGGGTTCCCACATGTCCCCTCTGCTGGCTCTGCTTCCATCCTGCTGGTCTCTTTCTAATCTGTCCTCTGCTCTAGTCTCAGTCTCTTTGGCAATCTTATTTCCTGTCTTGGCTTTCACCTCCTTTTTTTgaatatttgagacagggtcctcctttgtagctcaggctggccttgaactctcgatcctctcacctctgcctcccaagtgctaggactacaggcacacatcaccatgCCTTTCTTCACCTCCTCTTGTATGCCAGTGACACCCACATCTAGATCTGCATCTTCTGCTGTCTACTAGACAGTACTGCCATGTCTGCAGGCACCCCAAGCTCAACAGTCTACAACCACAATCATTATTCCTCAGGCTGGAAGCGGCACTGCCAACCTAAAGTAAAAATGGTGGCGTCATTGCTGTATTCACCTGCTTAGCCCTCAGGCTACACCCAGCTGAAAGCTGGCTCCTCACATGATTCTCCCCACCCCTCTCTCCTGCTCCAGAAAGGGGTTCTAATGTGCAACTCTCACCCCGCCATCAGTCTAACAGTGTTCTTGTAACCCACAGGGAGAGCAGATTCTACTCTGCATCACCATGCCATAGAATCTATCCTGCTGTGTTCTAATTGTACATGCTATTTATTGTCGCTCTGACTAAAACTCTCCAATAACACACTACGtggttccatttatataacaCTGTGAAATAACAGAGGGGGTGCTCAgaccttttaatttatttgtttgcatCTTTCTatgatttatttcaaaataaaagtataaaaagtactacaaaagctgggtgtggtgagtcaggcctataatcctggcactcaagagtctgaggcaggattgtgagttgaGGCTAGACTGGGCTACATGAGATGTCTCAGGGGGTTAAAAAAAAGGActataaaaaccaaaccaaaacgaAACACATTCTCACTTTTCCAAATGTCTTCCTTGCAATCGAAACTCTTTCATGAGCTGTAGACCCCAAGTGATTCAGCCCACCTGCTCTGCCATCATcacctccaccagccccaaacaCCTATCCCCAGCTGGTCTCTGTTCCTGTGCATTCTCCCACACCTCTGGCTGGTTCACCTCAGAATGGCCTTCTTGGCCAGGCTCTCTGGCAACTTCTACTTTATTTGTGGATCTTCACTGAATTACATGTTTACTTGCTAATGGCATACCTCCCCTGACAGAAGGAATTTCCATGATTGCAGGCTCCTGTCCTGCTCACTGCTCGGTCTCCTCTCCTGAGATTCCATAGTCTCTCCTCAGTGCCCCATAAATACTTCGAGAGAAATAAATGAACCTGGCTGGCCTGGCAGCCACTGTTCTTGGGGTTCAAAGGGACTGGGGATGAAGGCCCAGAAGCAGGGCTGTGCATATGCCCGGGTCCAATCCCCACAAAGGCAACTGCCCACCCTCCACCAAGCCTCAGGCCACCCAGTCCTCAGGCCACTCCCAGCACAAGGCCTACAGATGTGGACGGCAGGTAGAGGGTGTGGTGTACCTTGAACTCATCCGAGATCTCTGACATGAAGGAAGAGATCTGCTTCATGAGGCGGTCAATGCTGCTCTCACTGCCCGTTTTGAGGAGTGTGGTGATAGCCAGTGTGGCAATGCTGCGATTCGCGTCTGTGACCAGGTTCTCCAGGTCCAGATTACAAGCTGTCACAGCTGATGGGTGCTTCATGGCCACCTGTTTGCAGAggtcagagacacagagagggcaGGATCTACTCTGTCACTTCAGAGGAAGGGCTGGCCTGGTCATATGTCCTCAACAGGTTCACTTCCTCAATCTGAACAAATAATGAGGACCAGCTCTCTCCCATCCCCTAGCTCTGGCCTGCCTCCCTGAACCCTGGCCAAGAGGCCAGGCCCTCATTCTCCACACTCCTGGGCCCTTACCTTATTAAGGGTGCGGACAGCAGCGTAGCGAAGGGCAGCCTTGGGTGAACTGCAGAAAAGCTGGAGCACTGTGGGAGACAGATGCCATGTGCCAGCCACACTCGGGGATGGGCAGCTGGAAGACTCAGGCCTCCCAGGAGCACACACATCAAGGGTGTGTGAGCACTGTCAGGCAGGTAAGACAAACCCTCTGTTCAGCGAACAACTACAACAAATAGATCCTCATGCTGGGTCACTGAGCCATGAGCAGAGGCCTGGACATGTTGGCAAGGACCCACAGCCTCATGAATGGCTGTTACTGAGCACCAGTGGTGTGCTAGGCCTCACTGAGTGGTGAGCTTCGTCTCACCAGGAGCAACTACTATGACAACCCCTATTTTACAAATAGGCAAGTTGAGGCACAAAAGCCAACTCTAGGCTTGCTGCACTGAGTGCAGACGCAGTGTTAAAACCCAGCactgaagctgggtgctggtggctcatgcctgtaatcctagctactcaggaggcagagatcaggaggatcacagctcgaacccagcccaggcaaatactttgtgagaccctatcttgaaaaacctttcacaaagaAAagactcgtggagtggctcaaggtgaaggccaagTTCAACCTCcactactaaaagaaaacaaaccaacactGCACGCGCTATAAAGTAAAAATCCACCAATCTCTCCTGTCAGGTCCACGGGAACCAACACAACTTCCCTTTGGTGCCAAGTGCTGTCAGGCACCATATCCATCTCTCTGCCTGGGTGCCAGAAGCTCAGGGCTAAGCTTTATGCTAAAACACAGTCCTGAATATGATAACTGTATTCTGGAATTCCATGTTCCTCtccatgatattttaaattttttttcttaaaatagtatATTTATTTTGAAGCCTCTACTTTATGTCTTTCAATGTTCTGGAAATATGGGTGATAAAGGAAT from Castor canadensis chromosome 10, mCasCan1.hap1v2, whole genome shotgun sequence encodes:
- the Copg1 gene encoding coatomer subunit gamma-1 codes for the protein MLKKFDKKDEESGGGSNPFQHLEKSSVLQEARVFNETPINPRKCAHILTKILYLINQGEHLGTTEATEAFFAMTKLFQSNDPTLRRMCYLTIKEMACIAEDVIIVTSSLTKDMTGKEDNYRGPAVRALCQITDSTMLQAIERYMKQAIVDKVPSVSSSALVSSLHLLKCSFDVVKRWVNEAQEAASSDNIMVQYHALGLLYHVRKNDRLAVSKMISKFTRHGLKSPFAYCMMIRVASKQLEEEDGSRDSPLFDFIESCLRNKYEMVVYEAASAIVNLPGCSAKELAPAVSVLQLFCSSPKAALRYAAVRTLNKVAMKHPSAVTACNLDLENLVTDANRSIATLAITTLLKTGSESSIDRLMKQISSFMSEISDEFKVVVVQAISTLCQKYPRKHAVLMSFLFTMLREEGGFEYKRAIVDCIISIIEENSESKETGLSHLCEFIEDCEFTVLATRILHLLGQEGPKTNNPSKYIRFIYNRVVLEHEEVRAGAVSALAKFGAQNEEMLPSILVLLKRCVMDDDNEVRDRATFYLNVLEQKQKVLNAGYILNGLTVSIPGLERALQQYTLEPSEKPFDLKSVPLATTPMAEQRTENTPVTAAKQPEKVAATRQEIFQEQLAAVPEFHGLGPLFKSSPEPVALTESETEYVIRCTKHTFADHMVFQFDCTNTLNDQTLENVTVQMEPTEAYEVLCYVPARSLPYNQPGTCYTLVALPKEDPTAVACTFSCMMKFTVKDCDPTTGETDDEGYEDEYVLEDLEVTVADHIQKVMKLNFEAAWDEVGAAFEKEEAFTLSTIKTLEEAVGNIVKFLGMHPCERSDKVPDNKNTHTLLLAGVFRGGHDILVRSRLLLLDTVTMQVTARSTEELPVDIILASVG